Proteins from one Nakamurella multipartita DSM 44233 genomic window:
- a CDS encoding 3-isopropylmalate dehydrogenase — MKLAVIPGDGIGPEVVAEGLKVLRGVVPDVETNEYDLGAARWHRTGELLPDSVLRELREHDAILLGAVGDPTVPSGILERGLLLRLRFELDHHVNLRPARLYPGVPGPLAGDKAIDLVVLREGTEGPYVGNGGILRKDTPHEIATEVSLNTYFGVERVVRDAFERAARRPRRHLTLVHKTNVLVHSGQLWSRVVEEVSMEYQDVAVAYCHMDAAMIYLVTDPGRFDVVVTDNLFGDIFTDLAAAVSGGIGLAASGNLDVSRTNPSMFEPVHGSAPDIAGTGTADPTATVLSVALLLDHLGLPEAARRVEAAVAFDLATRQSGSVGRTTAIGDRLAALASS; from the coding sequence ATGAAGCTGGCGGTCATCCCCGGTGACGGCATCGGTCCAGAGGTGGTGGCCGAGGGACTGAAGGTGTTGCGCGGCGTCGTGCCCGACGTCGAGACCAACGAGTACGACCTCGGTGCGGCGCGCTGGCACCGGACCGGTGAGTTGCTCCCGGACTCGGTGTTGCGCGAACTGCGCGAGCACGACGCGATCCTGCTCGGCGCCGTCGGCGATCCGACCGTGCCCTCGGGGATCCTGGAGCGCGGCCTGCTGCTGCGGCTGCGGTTCGAGCTCGATCACCACGTGAACCTGCGGCCGGCCCGGCTCTACCCGGGCGTGCCCGGGCCGCTGGCCGGGGACAAGGCCATCGACCTGGTCGTGCTGCGGGAGGGCACCGAGGGCCCGTACGTCGGCAACGGCGGCATCCTGCGCAAGGACACCCCGCACGAGATCGCCACCGAGGTCTCGCTGAACACCTACTTCGGCGTCGAACGCGTCGTGCGGGACGCGTTCGAGCGGGCCGCCCGCCGTCCCCGCCGGCACCTGACCCTGGTGCACAAGACCAACGTGCTGGTGCACTCCGGCCAGTTGTGGAGCCGCGTGGTCGAGGAGGTGTCCATGGAGTACCAGGACGTCGCCGTCGCCTACTGCCACATGGACGCGGCCATGATCTACCTGGTCACCGACCCGGGCCGGTTCGACGTCGTGGTCACCGACAACCTGTTCGGCGACATCTTCACCGACCTGGCCGCCGCCGTCTCCGGCGGCATCGGGCTGGCCGCCTCCGGCAACCTGGACGTTTCGCGCACCAACCCGAGCATGTTCGAGCCGGTGCACGGCAGTGCGCCGGACATCGCCGGCACCGGGACCGCGGACCCGACGGCCACCGTGCTGTCGGTGGCCCTGCTGCTGGACCACCTGGGCCTGCCCGAGGCGGCCCGGCGGGTGGAGGCCGCGGTGGCCTTCGACCTGGCAACCCGGCAGAGTGGGTCCGTCGGCCGGACCACGGCCATCGGCGACCGGTTGGCCGCCCTGGCCTCCAGCTGA
- the cimA gene encoding citramalate synthase — MTVSTTSAVSPVAPPRVATRRSSPLGDAFHVFDTTLRDGAQREGITYSVADKIAVATLLDELGVGFIEGGWPGAMPKDTEFFARAAAGELALTTAKLVAFGATRKAGTRADQDPQVRALLDSGAEVITLVAKSDVRHVERALRTTLSENLAMVGDTVRLLVDHGRRVFLDCEHFFDGYAADRDYGLRVAEAAVSAGADVVVLCDTNGGMLPMGIERVVREVRERGGFRVGIHCQDDTGCAVANTVAAVQAGATHVQCTANGYGERAGNADLFAVVGNLTTKMNLPVLPEGALPEMMRVSHALAELANIAPNTHQAYVGSSAFSHKAGLHASAIKVDPDLYNHLDPTVVGNDMHILITEMAGRASVELKAKELGVDLAGRTDAVGRIVDAVKDREAAGWSYEAADASFELLIRDELAATDAAAAGVEVPPRPFTLESYRVIVENTGGTVSSEATVKVHVGDRRIITTAEGNGPVNALDSALRSAVAERYPELNEVELVDYKVRILAGHAGTDSITRVLVSSSIQGLRGPQEWTTVGVHANVVEASWQALVDALVYVLPSSTGNPVLPT, encoded by the coding sequence ATGACCGTGTCGACCACCTCCGCCGTCTCGCCGGTTGCCCCGCCGCGAGTTGCGACCCGTCGCAGCTCGCCGCTGGGCGATGCCTTCCACGTCTTCGACACCACGCTGCGCGACGGTGCCCAGCGCGAGGGCATCACCTACTCGGTGGCCGACAAGATCGCGGTCGCGACGCTGCTCGACGAGCTGGGGGTCGGCTTCATCGAGGGTGGCTGGCCGGGGGCGATGCCCAAGGACACCGAGTTCTTCGCCCGGGCCGCGGCCGGGGAGCTGGCGCTGACCACGGCCAAGCTGGTCGCCTTCGGGGCCACCCGTAAGGCCGGCACCCGGGCCGATCAGGACCCGCAGGTCCGGGCCCTGCTCGACTCCGGGGCCGAGGTGATCACGCTGGTCGCCAAGTCCGACGTGCGGCATGTGGAACGCGCCCTGCGCACCACGCTGAGCGAGAACCTGGCCATGGTCGGGGACACCGTGCGGCTGCTGGTCGACCACGGCCGGCGGGTGTTCCTGGACTGCGAGCACTTCTTCGACGGGTACGCCGCCGACCGGGACTACGGGCTGCGGGTGGCCGAGGCGGCGGTGAGTGCCGGCGCCGACGTGGTCGTGCTGTGTGACACCAACGGCGGCATGCTCCCGATGGGCATCGAGCGGGTGGTCCGTGAGGTCCGCGAGCGCGGCGGCTTCCGCGTCGGCATCCATTGCCAGGACGACACCGGCTGCGCGGTGGCCAACACGGTCGCCGCGGTGCAGGCCGGGGCCACCCATGTGCAGTGCACGGCCAACGGTTACGGCGAGCGGGCCGGCAACGCCGACCTGTTCGCGGTGGTGGGCAACCTGACCACCAAGATGAACCTGCCTGTGCTGCCGGAGGGCGCGCTGCCGGAGATGATGCGGGTTTCGCATGCGCTGGCCGAGCTGGCCAACATCGCCCCCAACACCCACCAGGCCTACGTCGGCTCGTCCGCGTTCTCGCACAAGGCCGGCCTGCACGCCTCGGCGATCAAGGTCGACCCGGACCTGTACAACCACCTGGACCCGACCGTCGTCGGCAACGACATGCACATCCTGATCACCGAGATGGCCGGCCGGGCCTCGGTCGAGCTCAAGGCCAAGGAACTCGGCGTCGATCTGGCCGGGCGCACCGACGCGGTGGGCCGGATCGTCGACGCGGTCAAGGACCGTGAGGCCGCCGGCTGGTCGTACGAGGCGGCGGACGCCTCCTTCGAGCTGCTGATCCGCGACGAGCTGGCGGCCACCGACGCCGCCGCGGCCGGCGTCGAGGTGCCGCCGCGGCCGTTCACCCTCGAGTCCTACCGGGTGATCGTGGAGAACACCGGCGGCACGGTCAGCAGTGAGGCCACGGTGAAGGTGCATGTCGGCGACCGGCGGATCATCACCACCGCCGAGGGCAACGGACCGGTCAACGCCCTGGACTCGGCGTTGCGCAGCGCCGTCGCCGAGCGCTACCCGGAGCTCAACGAGGTCGAACTGGTCGACTACAAGGTCCGCATCCTGGCCGGCCATGCCGGCACCGACTCGATCACCCGGGTGTTGGTGTCCAGCTCGATCCAGGGCCTGCGCGGCCCCCAGGAATGGACCACCGTGGGCGTGCACGCCAACGTCGTCGAGGCCTCCTGGCAGGCGCTGGTCGACGCACTCGTCTACGTCCTGCCCTCGTCGACGGGAAACCCCGTCCTGCCCACCTGA
- a CDS encoding fumarylacetoacetate hydrolase family protein, whose translation MRLARIAHPDGVAFVAIDGPDGSEQRAREIADHPFGAPTFTGKSWPLADVRLLAPILPSKVLCLGRNFRDHAAELGNPVPTSPILFMKPSTSVIGPNAAIKLPANSARVDYEGELAVVIGKPCRDVKAEDAASVILGYTVGNDVTARDQQKADVQFTRAKSYDSFCPLGPWIETELDPSELRITTELDDVVVQDGSTADMVFSIGEFLEYVSGIMTLLPGDVLLTGTPAGVGPMVAGQSISITVEGIGTLTNPIQAR comes from the coding sequence ATGCGACTGGCCCGAATTGCCCATCCCGACGGCGTTGCCTTCGTGGCCATCGACGGGCCCGACGGCAGCGAGCAGCGGGCCCGGGAGATCGCCGACCACCCGTTCGGCGCGCCGACCTTCACCGGCAAGTCCTGGCCGCTGGCCGATGTCCGGTTGCTGGCGCCGATCCTGCCGTCCAAGGTGCTGTGCCTGGGTCGCAACTTCCGCGACCATGCGGCCGAGCTGGGCAACCCCGTGCCGACCAGCCCGATCCTGTTCATGAAGCCCTCGACCAGCGTCATCGGGCCGAACGCGGCGATCAAGCTGCCGGCGAACTCGGCGCGGGTGGACTACGAGGGCGAACTGGCCGTGGTCATCGGCAAGCCCTGTCGGGACGTCAAGGCCGAGGACGCCGCCTCGGTCATCCTGGGCTACACCGTCGGCAACGACGTCACCGCCCGCGACCAGCAGAAGGCCGACGTTCAGTTCACCCGGGCCAAGAGCTACGACTCGTTCTGCCCGCTCGGCCCGTGGATCGAGACCGAGCTGGATCCCTCCGAGTTGCGGATCACCACCGAGCTGGACGACGTGGTCGTGCAGGACGGGTCCACCGCCGACATGGTCTTCTCGATCGGCGAGTTCCTGGAGTACGTCAGCGGCATCATGACGCTGCTGCCCGGCGACGTCCTGCTCACCGGCACCCCGGCCGGCGTCGGGCCCATGGTCGCCGGCCAGAGCATCTCCATCACCGTCGAGGGCATCGGCACCCTGACCAATCCCATCCAGGCCCGCTGA
- the gltX gene encoding glutamate--tRNA ligase has protein sequence MTQTPSPADRPDSRPVRARFCPSPTGTPHVGLARTALFNWAFARHHGGTFVFRIEDTDAARDSEESYEAIVDAMTWLGLDWDEGPGIGGPHAPYRQSQRGEIYREVVAELVAAGHLYESHSTAEDVTARHLAAGRDPKLGYDNYDRTPDPVLIEAATAAGRAPVLRLRMPDRDIGFDDLVRGRVVFPAGTVPDPVLVRGTGDPLYTLVNPVDDALMGITHVLRGEDLLPSTPRQIALYEALIDIGRAELVPQFGHLPFVTGEGNRKLSKRDPQSNLFQYRDDGFITEGMVNYLALLGWSLPAVGGEDRDIFTPAELVGAFDGTRISGNPARFDRKKATAINGAHIRLLGPEDFAGRLADYLAATGTLPAEPSDEQRVLVAAVAPLVQERSALLSEAATMAEFLFAGDDFAVDEAAAAKVLKADAAPVLDEAIAAAQTVPEFTAAALETELKARLIDRLALKPRVAFGPVRVAVTGRTVSPPLYESMELLGRDVALTRLRAARALVPAGPAGA, from the coding sequence ATGACACAGACACCTTCGCCGGCGGATCGGCCGGATTCGCGCCCGGTTCGCGCTCGCTTCTGCCCCTCGCCGACCGGTACCCCGCATGTCGGGTTGGCCCGCACCGCCCTGTTCAACTGGGCGTTCGCCCGGCACCACGGCGGCACTTTCGTCTTCCGGATCGAGGACACCGACGCCGCCCGGGACTCCGAGGAGTCCTACGAGGCAATCGTCGACGCGATGACCTGGCTGGGCCTGGACTGGGACGAGGGTCCCGGGATCGGCGGCCCGCACGCCCCCTACCGGCAGAGCCAGCGCGGCGAGATCTACCGCGAGGTGGTCGCCGAACTGGTGGCCGCCGGGCACCTGTACGAGTCGCATTCCACCGCCGAGGACGTCACCGCGCGGCACCTGGCCGCCGGCCGCGACCCCAAGCTCGGTTACGACAACTACGACCGCACTCCCGATCCCGTCCTGATCGAGGCGGCCACGGCAGCCGGCCGGGCGCCGGTGCTCCGGCTGCGGATGCCCGACCGGGACATCGGGTTCGACGACCTGGTTCGCGGCCGGGTCGTCTTCCCGGCCGGGACGGTGCCCGACCCCGTCCTGGTCCGCGGCACCGGTGACCCGCTCTACACCCTGGTCAACCCGGTCGACGACGCGCTGATGGGGATCACCCACGTGCTGCGCGGTGAGGACCTGCTGCCCTCCACGCCGCGGCAGATCGCGCTGTATGAGGCGCTGATCGACATCGGGCGGGCGGAGCTGGTGCCCCAGTTCGGGCACCTGCCGTTCGTCACCGGCGAGGGTAACCGCAAGCTGTCCAAGCGGGACCCGCAGTCGAACCTGTTCCAGTACCGCGACGACGGGTTCATCACCGAGGGCATGGTCAACTACCTGGCCCTGCTGGGCTGGTCGCTGCCGGCGGTAGGTGGGGAGGACCGGGACATCTTCACCCCGGCCGAGCTGGTCGGCGCCTTCGACGGGACGCGGATCTCCGGCAACCCGGCCCGCTTCGACCGCAAGAAGGCCACCGCGATCAATGGCGCGCACATCCGGTTGCTCGGACCCGAGGACTTCGCCGGCCGGCTGGCCGACTACCTCGCGGCCACCGGGACGCTGCCGGCCGAGCCGTCCGATGAGCAGCGTGTGCTGGTCGCGGCCGTCGCCCCGCTGGTTCAGGAACGCTCCGCGCTGCTGTCCGAGGCGGCCACCATGGCCGAGTTCCTGTTCGCCGGCGACGACTTCGCCGTCGACGAGGCCGCGGCGGCCAAGGTGCTCAAGGCCGACGCCGCCCCAGTGCTGGACGAGGCGATCGCCGCGGCCCAGACGGTGCCCGAGTTCACCGCGGCCGCGTTGGAGACCGAGCTCAAGGCCCGGCTGATCGACCGCCTGGCGCTCAAGCCCCGCGTGGCCTTCGGGCCGGTCCGGGTCGCCGTCACCGGGCGGACGGTCTCCCCGCCGCTGTACGAGTCGATGGAGTTGCTCGGTCGCGACGTCGCGCTGACCCGGCTGCGGGCCGCCCGGGCCCTCGTGCCCGCGGGCCCGGCTGGTGCCTGA
- a CDS encoding HAD family hydrolase has product MPEGGPRPGGPLSAVLFDVDDTLIDFAGAARAALSDLVLAALGAGPGRDTTADQDLLEAAHRAWRQVSEREYTRFTLGELDFDQMRRSRMAAFLQAIDRPAARELDHELMEQRRHEAIFGHFRAFADVRPALDRLRRAGIAVHVLSNSDGPHQRAKLAAVGLDELAADGFYSGDLGVAKPDPQIFRLAAERLGRAPAELAYVGDRWDVDVLGSAAAGLAPVWLNRAGLARPDQAAAAGAVVQIATLDELVVDADGLHLG; this is encoded by the coding sequence GTGCCTGAGGGCGGTCCCCGGCCGGGCGGCCCGCTGTCCGCCGTCCTGTTCGACGTCGACGACACCCTCATCGACTTCGCCGGTGCGGCCCGGGCCGCGCTGTCCGATCTGGTGCTGGCCGCGCTGGGGGCCGGTCCGGGGCGTGACACCACCGCGGATCAGGACCTGCTCGAGGCCGCGCACCGGGCCTGGCGCCAGGTCTCGGAACGGGAGTACACCCGCTTCACCCTCGGTGAGCTGGACTTCGACCAGATGCGGCGCAGCCGGATGGCGGCCTTCCTCCAGGCGATCGATCGACCCGCGGCCCGCGAACTGGACCACGAGCTGATGGAGCAGCGGCGGCACGAGGCGATCTTTGGGCACTTCCGCGCGTTCGCCGACGTCCGGCCGGCGCTGGACCGGCTGCGGCGGGCCGGTATCGCCGTGCACGTGCTGTCCAACAGCGACGGGCCGCATCAGCGGGCCAAGCTCGCGGCGGTGGGGCTGGACGAGCTGGCCGCGGACGGGTTCTATTCCGGCGATCTGGGCGTGGCCAAGCCGGACCCGCAGATCTTTCGGCTGGCCGCCGAGCGGCTCGGCCGGGCGCCGGCCGAGCTGGCCTACGTGGGAGACCGCTGGGATGTCGACGTGCTGGGATCCGCAGCCGCCGGGTTGGCCCCGGTGTGGCTCAATCGAGCCGGACTCGCCCGGCCGGACCAGGCCGCCGCGGCCGGTGCGGTCGTCCAGATCGCCACCCTGGACGAGCTCGTCGTCGACGCCGACGGGCTGCATTTGGGATGA
- a CDS encoding IclR family transcriptional regulator, which yields MGQHSGIGVLDKAVAVLTAAAANPLTLAELCAVTGLPRATAHRLAVGLEVHGLLTRDAGGRWCQGPQLAVLAAGAPDPLVRASAGVLPELRDITGESVQVYRADGLSRVCIAVAEPTSGLRDTVPLGARLPMTAGSGAQVLTAWADPAYRRAVLAQAGFTERSLDQVRRRGWAQSVAEREAGVASASAPVRSPAGEVIAAVSVSGPVDRMGRQPGVRWAQDLVAAARALTAALEPAS from the coding sequence ATGGGACAGCATAGCGGTATCGGTGTCCTGGACAAAGCCGTCGCCGTGCTCACCGCGGCGGCCGCGAACCCGTTGACGCTGGCCGAACTGTGTGCGGTCACCGGGCTGCCCCGGGCCACCGCGCACCGGCTGGCCGTCGGCCTGGAGGTGCACGGGCTGCTGACCCGGGACGCCGGCGGCCGGTGGTGCCAGGGACCGCAGCTGGCCGTGCTGGCGGCCGGGGCGCCCGACCCGCTGGTGCGGGCCAGCGCCGGGGTGCTGCCCGAGCTGCGGGACATCACCGGCGAGAGCGTGCAGGTCTACCGGGCCGACGGGCTGTCCCGGGTGTGCATTGCGGTGGCCGAACCGACCTCCGGGCTGCGGGACACGGTGCCGTTGGGGGCCCGGCTGCCGATGACCGCGGGTTCGGGTGCCCAGGTGCTGACCGCCTGGGCCGATCCGGCCTACCGGCGGGCAGTCCTGGCCCAGGCCGGCTTCACCGAACGGTCCCTGGACCAGGTGCGCCGGCGCGGCTGGGCGCAGTCGGTGGCCGAGCGCGAGGCCGGGGTGGCCTCGGCGTCCGCACCGGTCCGCTCACCCGCGGGCGAGGTGATCGCGGCGGTGTCGGTGTCCGGCCCGGTGGACCGGATGGGCCGGCAACCCGGTGTCCGCTGGGCACAGGACCTGGTGGCCGCGGCCCGCGCGTTGACCGCCGCCCTGGAACCGGCGTCCTGA
- the leuC gene encoding 3-isopropylmalate dehydratase large subunit, with amino-acid sequence MALTLAEKVWNAHVVHAAEGEPDLLYIDLHLVHEVTSPQAFDGLRQAGRPVRRPDLTLATEDHNVPTLFQVDADGGTRSRNLLIEDPVSRTQVETLRANCAEFGVRLFPMGDYEQGIVHVVGPQLGITQPGMTIVCGDSHTSTHGAFGALAFGIGTSEVEHVLATQTLPLKPFKTMAITVEGTLAPGVTAKDIILAVIAKIGTGGGQGYVLEYRGEAIRALSMEGRMTICNMSIEAGARAGMIAPDETTFAYVQGRDHAPKGQDWDRAVEYWRSLRTDDDATFDAEVILDGSALTPFVTWGTNPGQGLPLSDVVPDPEAMVDDNERLATEKALSYMDLTPGTPLRQIHVDTVFLGSCTNGRIEDLRAAADILRGRRIDPTLRMLVVPGSMRVRAQAEEEGLDQVFLDAGAEWRSAGCSMCLGMNPDQLAPGERSASTSNRNFEGRQGKGGRTHLVSPLVAAATAVRGTLSSPADLEPAAVPAGSNA; translated from the coding sequence ATGGCGCTGACGCTTGCCGAGAAGGTCTGGAACGCGCACGTGGTGCACGCGGCGGAGGGCGAGCCCGACCTGCTGTACATCGACCTGCACCTGGTGCACGAGGTGACCAGCCCGCAGGCCTTCGACGGGCTGCGGCAGGCCGGCCGGCCGGTGCGCCGGCCCGACCTCACGCTGGCCACCGAGGACCACAATGTGCCGACCCTGTTCCAGGTCGACGCCGACGGCGGCACCCGCAGCCGCAATCTGCTGATCGAGGACCCGGTCTCGCGCACCCAGGTGGAGACCCTGCGGGCTAACTGCGCCGAGTTCGGCGTCCGGCTGTTCCCGATGGGCGACTACGAGCAGGGCATCGTGCACGTGGTCGGTCCGCAGCTGGGCATCACCCAGCCGGGCATGACCATCGTCTGCGGGGACTCGCACACCTCCACCCACGGCGCGTTCGGCGCGCTGGCCTTCGGCATCGGCACCAGCGAGGTCGAGCACGTGCTGGCCACCCAGACCCTGCCGCTCAAGCCGTTCAAGACGATGGCGATCACCGTCGAGGGCACGCTGGCCCCCGGGGTGACGGCCAAGGACATCATCCTGGCGGTCATCGCCAAGATCGGGACCGGCGGCGGCCAGGGCTACGTCCTGGAGTACCGCGGGGAGGCGATCCGGGCCCTGTCCATGGAAGGCCGGATGACGATCTGCAACATGTCGATCGAGGCCGGGGCGCGGGCCGGCATGATCGCGCCGGACGAGACCACCTTCGCCTACGTCCAGGGCCGCGACCACGCGCCCAAGGGCCAGGACTGGGACCGGGCCGTCGAGTACTGGCGTTCGCTGCGCACCGACGACGACGCGACCTTCGACGCCGAGGTGATCCTGGACGGCTCCGCGCTGACCCCGTTCGTGACCTGGGGCACCAACCCCGGCCAGGGCCTGCCGCTGTCCGACGTGGTGCCCGACCCGGAGGCCATGGTCGACGACAACGAGCGGCTGGCCACCGAGAAGGCCCTGTCCTACATGGATCTGACGCCGGGCACGCCGCTGCGCCAGATCCACGTGGACACCGTCTTTCTCGGCTCCTGCACGAACGGCCGGATCGAGGACCTGCGGGCCGCCGCGGACATCCTGCGCGGGCGGCGCATCGACCCGACGCTGCGCATGCTGGTCGTGCCCGGCTCGATGCGGGTGCGCGCGCAAGCCGAGGAGGAGGGCCTGGACCAGGTCTTCCTGGACGCCGGGGCCGAGTGGCGCAGCGCGGGCTGTTCGATGTGCCTGGGTATGAACCCCGACCAGCTCGCTCCCGGAGAGCGCAGCGCGTCGACCTCGAACCGCAACTTCGAGGGTCGTCAGGGCAAGGGCGGACGCACGCACCTGGTCTCGCCGCTGGTCGCCGCGGCGACCGCGGTCCGCGGCACCCTGTCCTCCCCGGCCGATCTCGAGCCGGCGGCCGTTCCGGCCGGATCGAACGCCTGA
- the leuD gene encoding 3-isopropylmalate dehydratase small subunit: MDAFTTHTGVGIPLRRTNVDTDQIIPAVYLKRITRTGFEDGLFAAWRGDPTFVLNQSDFRSGSVLVAGADFGTGSSREHAVWALMDYGIRVVISPRFADIFRGNSAKAGLVAAQVTQDEVELLWKLLENEPGTEVTVDLQAQTITAGSLVIKFQIDPYIRWRLLEGWDDISLTLRHADEITNFEASRPSFKPVTQ, from the coding sequence ATGGACGCATTCACGACCCATACCGGTGTCGGGATTCCGCTGCGCCGGACCAATGTGGACACCGACCAGATCATCCCGGCCGTGTACCTCAAGCGGATCACCCGGACCGGATTCGAGGACGGATTGTTCGCCGCCTGGCGAGGCGATCCCACATTCGTGCTGAACCAGTCCGATTTCCGGTCTGGCTCGGTGCTCGTGGCCGGGGCCGACTTCGGCACCGGATCGTCGCGGGAGCACGCGGTTTGGGCGCTGATGGACTACGGGATCCGGGTCGTCATCTCGCCCCGTTTCGCCGACATCTTCCGGGGCAATTCGGCCAAGGCCGGGCTGGTCGCCGCACAGGTGACCCAGGACGAGGTCGAGTTGCTGTGGAAGCTGCTGGAAAACGAACCGGGCACCGAGGTGACCGTCGACCTGCAGGCCCAGACCATTACCGCGGGGTCCCTGGTCATCAAATTCCAGATCGATCCGTACATCCGTTGGCGTCTGCTCGAAGGCTGGGACGACATCTCGTTGACCCTTCGGCACGCCGATGAGATCACCAATTTCGAGGCGTCCCGGCCGTCGTTCAAGCCGGTCACCCAGTAA
- a CDS encoding HU family DNA-binding protein has product MNKTDLINQLAERLDGDKKKAQVAVEGVIDLIQREVQKGRSVSISGFGVFEKRARAARTARNPRTGEAVKVRKTNVPAFRPGKYFKDVIAGTVKLPKPSNTPLTARAAAAAARAAAAAAPAKTTTTRTRAAASTAAPAKTTTTRTRAAAAKPAATATTGATRTRSAATKTAAAAAPKAASTRATKTAAAAKTATAPKAAAKTTATKAPARRTATKAAAAASS; this is encoded by the coding sequence GTGAACAAGACCGACCTGATCAACCAGCTCGCCGAGCGGTTGGACGGAGACAAGAAGAAGGCGCAGGTTGCGGTCGAAGGCGTGATCGACCTCATTCAGCGTGAGGTCCAGAAGGGTCGCAGCGTCTCGATCTCGGGCTTCGGGGTCTTCGAGAAGCGGGCCCGCGCGGCGCGCACCGCGCGCAACCCGCGCACCGGCGAGGCGGTCAAGGTCCGCAAGACCAACGTCCCGGCCTTCCGTCCCGGCAAGTACTTCAAGGACGTCATCGCCGGCACGGTCAAGCTGCCCAAGCCGAGCAACACCCCGCTGACGGCCCGTGCCGCCGCGGCCGCCGCTCGTGCCGCGGCCGCCGCCGCCCCGGCCAAGACGACCACGACCCGCACCCGGGCCGCGGCGTCCACCGCGGCTCCGGCCAAGACGACCACCACCCGCACCCGGGCGGCGGCGGCCAAGCCGGCCGCGACGGCGACCACCGGCGCGACCCGGACGCGCTCCGCCGCAACCAAGACCGCGGCGGCGGCGGCTCCGAAGGCGGCCAGCACCCGGGCGACCAAGACGGCCGCGGCGGCCAAGACGGCGACGGCGCCCAAGGCCGCCGCCAAGACCACGGCCACCAAGGCGCCGGCCCGGCGGACCGCCACCAAGGCTGCGGCGGCCGCGTCCAGCTAG
- a CDS encoding NUDIX hydrolase, producing the protein MASESAAVIRAAGAVLWKPSRRDGLRIALVHRPRYNDWSLPKGKAEHDEVPQVTAAREVEEETGFRAAIGRSLTTVSYTTSAGPKTVQYFAARRLGGFFAPNKEVDRLEWLSMDKARARMSYEFDRAVLSTFALEPAAQQGVLLVRHARAGQREAFVGDDALRPLDAKGRRQAAALVGELGVYAPTTVHSAPLERCRGTVAPLAEKLGTGVVPEKSLSEDAYRDDPAAARRRLVDLAVAQLPGETTVVCSQGGVIPGVVKSLATRDDVPVAGVSTPKAAYWFLSFDGRRLVQADPYPAPQV; encoded by the coding sequence GTGGCGAGTGAGTCCGCCGCGGTGATCCGCGCCGCCGGCGCGGTGCTGTGGAAGCCGTCCCGACGGGACGGCCTGCGGATCGCCCTGGTGCACCGGCCGCGGTACAACGACTGGTCGCTGCCCAAGGGCAAGGCCGAGCACGACGAGGTCCCCCAGGTGACCGCGGCCCGGGAGGTCGAGGAGGAGACCGGTTTCCGGGCCGCCATCGGCCGTTCGCTGACCACGGTGTCCTACACCACCAGCGCCGGCCCGAAGACGGTGCAGTACTTCGCCGCTCGCCGGCTCGGCGGCTTCTTCGCGCCGAACAAGGAGGTCGATCGGCTGGAGTGGCTGTCCATGGACAAGGCCCGGGCCCGGATGAGCTACGAGTTCGACCGGGCGGTGCTGAGCACCTTCGCCCTGGAACCCGCGGCCCAGCAGGGGGTGCTGCTGGTGCGGCACGCGCGGGCCGGCCAGCGGGAGGCCTTCGTGGGCGACGACGCCCTGCGCCCGTTGGACGCCAAGGGCCGCCGGCAGGCGGCGGCCCTGGTCGGTGAGCTGGGCGTGTACGCGCCGACCACGGTGCACAGCGCGCCGCTGGAACGCTGCCGGGGCACGGTGGCTCCCCTGGCCGAGAAGCTGGGCACCGGCGTCGTGCCGGAGAAGTCGTTGTCCGAGGACGCCTACCGGGACGACCCGGCCGCGGCCCGGCGCCGGTTGGTCGACCTGGCGGTGGCCCAGCTGCCGGGCGAGACCACCGTGGTGTGCAGCCAGGGCGGCGTCATCCCGGGCGTGGTCAAGTCGCTGGCGACCCGGGACGACGTGCCGGTCGCCGGGGTCAGCACCCCGAAGGCGGCCTATTGGTTCCTGTCCTTCGACGGTCGCCGGCTGGTGCAGGCGGATCCCTATCCGGCGCCCCAGGTCTGA